The proteins below are encoded in one region of Garra rufa chromosome 12, GarRuf1.0, whole genome shotgun sequence:
- the nipa2 gene encoding magnesium transporter NIPA2 isoform X2 — MGQDRGKYDFYIGLGLAISSSIFIGGSFILKKKGLLRLARKGSMRAGQGGHAYLKEWLWWAGLLSMGAGEAANFAAYAFAPATLVTPLGALSVLVSAVLSSHFLTERLNLHGKLGCLLSILGSTTMVIHAPQEEEIDSLEDMAKKLVDPGFVVFATAVIITALIFIFVVGPRHGQTNILVYITICSVIGALSVSCVKGLGITIKEGIAGKPVLRNPLAWFLLLSLIACVSTQINYLNKALDIFNTSLVTPIYYVFFTTSVLSCSAILFKEWEHMGTDDIIGTLSGFITIIVGIFLLHAFKDVSISLATLAVSIRKDEKNGPVLNGMAAHNHTNYELLHNDVTEDFEDRESGLPFDSVSRRNGTMTAS; from the exons ATGGGTCAAGACAGAGGAAAGTACGATTTTTATATAGGCCTCGGTTTGGCTATAAGTTCCAGTATATTTATTGGTGGTAGTTTCATCTTAAAGAAGAAAGGACTCCTTCGACTGGCCAGGAAAGGCTCTATGCGGGCAG GCCAAGGAGGTCATGCATACCTAAAAGAATGGCTTTGGTGGGCTGGCTTGTTATCAA TGGGGGCCGGCGAAGCTGCCAATTTCGCCGCATACGCCTTTGCACCAGCCACACTCGTCACTCCTCTCGGGGCTCTCAGTGTGCTAGTCAG TGCCGTACTGTCCTCGCACTTCCTGACAGAGAGGCTGAACCTGCACGGGAAGCTTGGCTGTCTGCTCAGTATCCTGGGCTCAACTACCATGGTGATACATGCGCCTCAAGAGGAAGAGATCGACAGTCTGGAAGACATGGCCAAGAAACTGGTTGATCCAG GCTTTGTGGTCTTTGCGACAGCTGTCATCATCACAGCTCTCATCTTTATCTTCGTAGTGGGCCCACGCCACGGACAAACCAACATCCTGGTCTACATCACCATCTGCTCTGTGATTGGTGCGTTGTCCGTCTCCTGCGTGAAGGGATTGGGCATCACCATTAAGGAGGGCATCGCTGGAAAGCCAGTGTTGCGAAACCCTTTGGCCTGGTTCCTGCTGCTGAGCCTGATAGCTTGTGTTAGCACACAGATCAACTACCTGAACAAAGCACTGGACATCTTTAACACATCCCTGGTGACGCCCATCTACTACGTGTTCTTCACCACCTCGGTGCTCTCCTGCTCTGCCATATTGTTCAAAGAATGGGAACACATGGGCACCGATGACATCATCGGCACTCTGAGTGGCTTCATTACAATTATCGTGGGCATCTTCCTGCTGCACGCCTTTAAGGACGTTAGCATTAGCTTGGCGACGTTGGCCGTGTCCATCAGGAAGGACGAGAAGAACGGCCCTGTATTAAACGGCATGGCAGCTCACAACCACACCAATTACGAGCTGCTACATAATGACGTCACGGAGGACTTTGAAGACAGAGAGTCAGGTTTGCCTTTCGACAGCGTCTCCAGAAGAAATGGCACTATGACGGCCTCTTAG
- the nipa2 gene encoding magnesium transporter NIPA2 isoform X1 codes for MNVTSDLMSLNVCNVSYENGFAVGQDCSSGLNLQCVYVNVTRGNSSDSTMGQDRGKYDFYIGLGLAISSSIFIGGSFILKKKGLLRLARKGSMRAGQGGHAYLKEWLWWAGLLSMGAGEAANFAAYAFAPATLVTPLGALSVLVSAVLSSHFLTERLNLHGKLGCLLSILGSTTMVIHAPQEEEIDSLEDMAKKLVDPGFVVFATAVIITALIFIFVVGPRHGQTNILVYITICSVIGALSVSCVKGLGITIKEGIAGKPVLRNPLAWFLLLSLIACVSTQINYLNKALDIFNTSLVTPIYYVFFTTSVLSCSAILFKEWEHMGTDDIIGTLSGFITIIVGIFLLHAFKDVSISLATLAVSIRKDEKNGPVLNGMAAHNHTNYELLHNDVTEDFEDRESGLPFDSVSRRNGTMTAS; via the exons aTGAATGTTACCTCAGATCTTATGAGCTTGAACGTGTGTAATGTTTCTTATGAAAATG gTTTCGCAGTTGGCCAGGATTGTTCCTCTGGACTGAATCTTCAGTGTGTTTATGTCAATGTGACGAGAGGAAACTCTTCCGACAGCACTATGGGTCAAGACAGAGGAAAGTACGATTTTTATATAGGCCTCGGTTTGGCTATAAGTTCCAGTATATTTATTGGTGGTAGTTTCATCTTAAAGAAGAAAGGACTCCTTCGACTGGCCAGGAAAGGCTCTATGCGGGCAG GCCAAGGAGGTCATGCATACCTAAAAGAATGGCTTTGGTGGGCTGGCTTGTTATCAA TGGGGGCCGGCGAAGCTGCCAATTTCGCCGCATACGCCTTTGCACCAGCCACACTCGTCACTCCTCTCGGGGCTCTCAGTGTGCTAGTCAG TGCCGTACTGTCCTCGCACTTCCTGACAGAGAGGCTGAACCTGCACGGGAAGCTTGGCTGTCTGCTCAGTATCCTGGGCTCAACTACCATGGTGATACATGCGCCTCAAGAGGAAGAGATCGACAGTCTGGAAGACATGGCCAAGAAACTGGTTGATCCAG GCTTTGTGGTCTTTGCGACAGCTGTCATCATCACAGCTCTCATCTTTATCTTCGTAGTGGGCCCACGCCACGGACAAACCAACATCCTGGTCTACATCACCATCTGCTCTGTGATTGGTGCGTTGTCCGTCTCCTGCGTGAAGGGATTGGGCATCACCATTAAGGAGGGCATCGCTGGAAAGCCAGTGTTGCGAAACCCTTTGGCCTGGTTCCTGCTGCTGAGCCTGATAGCTTGTGTTAGCACACAGATCAACTACCTGAACAAAGCACTGGACATCTTTAACACATCCCTGGTGACGCCCATCTACTACGTGTTCTTCACCACCTCGGTGCTCTCCTGCTCTGCCATATTGTTCAAAGAATGGGAACACATGGGCACCGATGACATCATCGGCACTCTGAGTGGCTTCATTACAATTATCGTGGGCATCTTCCTGCTGCACGCCTTTAAGGACGTTAGCATTAGCTTGGCGACGTTGGCCGTGTCCATCAGGAAGGACGAGAAGAACGGCCCTGTATTAAACGGCATGGCAGCTCACAACCACACCAATTACGAGCTGCTACATAATGACGTCACGGAGGACTTTGAAGACAGAGAGTCAGGTTTGCCTTTCGACAGCGTCTCCAGAAGAAATGGCACTATGACGGCCTCTTAG